A genomic stretch from Sphingobacterium sp. ML3W includes:
- a CDS encoding endonuclease MutS2, giving the protein MVYPLNAIDKLGFSEIKDKIKQKCLSESGRELVEKIQPQTRYDQIDRFLRQTSEFKDLLVNDGAFPVENFFPLKSIIEKARVEGAFLLEEEFFRVLLSLKTVYAIIRYFNEREGLYPNLEVLFEHLPIEKGIIRDIEIVIDERGKLKNNASRLLLEITQQIQRAEQDALKRINSIFKNAQDSGWTADGNLTVRDGRLCIPILAENKRKLKGLIHDESATGQTAYIEPEEVFQLNNKIRDLEFERRREVIRILVELTDKVRPHLPLLLSYHGLLTKVDFVRAKALFALDIEAEMPELSKEAEINLINARHPLLILNEHHKGTVVPLNIQIDQLQRVIVVSGPNAGGKSVCMKTVGLLQIMVQSGLLIPAEPTTKVGVFKQIFADIGDDQSIESDLSTYSAHLSKMKYFTEFANGRTLVLIDEFGTGTDPLFGGPIAEAVLESLNKKQIRGVVTTHYSNLKVFASNTTGLENASMLFDNREMRPMYILQIGKPGSSYAFEIAQKIGLGKDILEAAKGKIGVQQKKVDTLLIDLEREKKEVFDTKVAINKREKELESLKSEYLELQEYLEENKRVILKKAKEEAQEIIRNSNKLIENTVAQIKSAKADKEKTRELRSNLDQALKAVLPKEQTVKHVIKEKVMESSELSIGDWVQIIDNGAEARVVEIAKNNLILAMGELRTVQKRKNVIKLEGRENKKSAKSLSKSLSAGTVADFNPELDLRGMRTEDALNELEKVLDRAVMVGYPSLKIIHGKGDGILRKFIRDYLRKYSHVSRFEDEHQDRGGDGITYAYL; this is encoded by the coding sequence ATGGTATATCCATTAAATGCGATAGATAAGCTCGGCTTTTCCGAGATAAAAGATAAAATAAAACAAAAATGCCTGAGTGAATCGGGTCGTGAACTGGTCGAAAAAATTCAACCACAAACTCGCTATGATCAGATAGATCGCTTTTTGAGACAGACAAGCGAATTCAAAGATCTTCTTGTCAACGACGGGGCATTTCCAGTCGAGAATTTTTTTCCTTTAAAATCCATTATTGAAAAAGCGAGGGTGGAAGGCGCCTTTCTACTTGAAGAAGAGTTTTTTCGTGTCCTGTTATCCTTGAAAACTGTTTATGCCATCATTCGCTATTTTAACGAAAGAGAAGGCCTTTATCCGAATTTGGAAGTGCTATTTGAGCATTTACCTATCGAGAAGGGAATCATCCGTGATATTGAAATAGTGATTGACGAGCGAGGAAAACTCAAAAATAATGCGTCACGCTTATTGCTCGAAATCACTCAACAAATACAACGGGCAGAACAAGATGCGCTCAAACGTATAAATAGTATCTTCAAAAATGCCCAGGACAGCGGATGGACGGCGGATGGCAATTTGACTGTACGCGATGGACGTCTATGTATTCCGATCTTGGCTGAAAATAAAAGGAAGCTTAAAGGATTGATTCATGACGAGTCGGCGACAGGACAAACGGCTTATATTGAGCCAGAAGAAGTATTTCAGCTGAACAATAAAATTAGAGATCTTGAATTTGAGCGCAGGAGGGAGGTCATCCGAATTCTTGTGGAACTCACAGATAAAGTGCGTCCGCATCTCCCTTTATTGTTATCCTATCATGGTTTGTTGACCAAGGTTGATTTTGTTAGAGCCAAAGCATTGTTTGCCTTGGATATTGAGGCCGAAATGCCTGAACTGTCCAAAGAAGCGGAGATCAATCTCATCAATGCCCGTCACCCATTGCTCATACTTAACGAACACCATAAAGGAACTGTAGTTCCTTTGAATATACAAATCGACCAGTTACAACGTGTTATTGTTGTCTCCGGACCAAATGCCGGTGGTAAGTCAGTCTGTATGAAGACGGTGGGCTTGCTACAGATTATGGTGCAATCAGGTCTATTGATCCCGGCTGAGCCGACTACGAAAGTAGGTGTATTCAAGCAAATATTTGCTGATATTGGTGACGATCAATCTATAGAGAGTGACCTCAGTACGTACAGTGCACACTTGTCGAAAATGAAGTATTTTACGGAATTCGCCAATGGACGCACCTTGGTACTCATTGATGAATTCGGTACCGGAACAGACCCTCTATTTGGTGGACCTATTGCCGAAGCCGTATTGGAATCGTTGAACAAAAAGCAGATTAGAGGCGTTGTAACAACCCATTACTCAAACTTAAAGGTATTTGCGAGCAATACAACGGGTCTGGAGAATGCTTCCATGTTGTTCGATAACCGCGAGATGCGTCCAATGTACATTCTCCAGATCGGTAAACCTGGAAGCTCCTATGCCTTCGAAATTGCACAGAAAATAGGGCTAGGAAAGGATATTCTAGAAGCCGCCAAAGGGAAAATCGGTGTACAACAGAAAAAGGTAGATACCTTGTTGATCGATCTTGAACGTGAGAAGAAAGAGGTGTTTGATACAAAAGTTGCCATCAATAAAAGAGAGAAAGAACTTGAATCTCTTAAATCGGAGTACTTGGAATTGCAAGAGTATCTTGAAGAAAATAAGCGGGTTATCCTGAAAAAAGCCAAAGAGGAGGCTCAGGAAATCATCAGAAACTCCAATAAATTAATCGAAAATACGGTTGCACAGATCAAATCAGCGAAAGCTGATAAGGAGAAAACCCGTGAATTGCGCAGTAATCTGGATCAAGCTTTGAAAGCTGTTTTGCCGAAAGAGCAAACAGTAAAGCATGTCATTAAGGAAAAAGTAATGGAATCCTCGGAACTAAGTATAGGCGACTGGGTTCAAATTATTGATAATGGTGCTGAAGCACGGGTTGTAGAGATAGCAAAAAATAATTTGATTCTTGCTATGGGAGAATTGAGAACAGTACAGAAGCGAAAGAATGTCATTAAGCTCGAAGGACGTGAAAACAAGAAATCAGCAAAAAGCTTATCTAAATCATTGTCTGCGGGTACTGTGGCAGATTTTAATCCTGAACTTGACCTCAGAGGGATGCGCACCGAAGATGCGTTGAATGAATTGGAGAAAGTACTGGACAGGGCTGTTATGGTAGGCTACCCATCTTTAAAAATTATCCACGGTAAAGGAGACGGCATTTTACGAAAATTCATTCGAGATTACTTGCGTAAATACAGCCATGTCAGCCGGTTTGAAGATGAACATCAAGACCGCGGTGGAGACGGAATAACTTACGCTTATTTATAG
- a CDS encoding GNAT family N-acetyltransferase encodes MTKPIIRAAIKSDCPQMLELIKELAIYEKAPDEVTVSLSEFEEAGFGHNPIWGAFVAEVGEEIVGISLYYVRYSTWKGRRLYLEDLIVTEKMRGLGMGKQLFDRTLAYGKECGYHGMVWQVLDWNESAIKFYERYKADFDSEWINVSITY; translated from the coding sequence ATGACTAAACCAATTATACGCGCAGCAATTAAATCGGATTGCCCACAAATGCTTGAGCTAATCAAAGAATTGGCTATCTATGAGAAAGCACCGGATGAGGTGACCGTTTCTCTTTCGGAGTTTGAAGAAGCTGGATTTGGACATAACCCTATTTGGGGTGCGTTTGTAGCGGAAGTTGGCGAAGAAATTGTTGGAATTTCATTATATTACGTCAGATACTCCACCTGGAAAGGAAGAAGACTTTACTTGGAAGATTTAATCGTCACCGAAAAAATGCGTGGACTGGGAATGGGTAAACAACTCTTTGACCGAACACTGGCCTACGGCAAAGAATGCGGTTATCATGGCATGGTATGGCAAGTTTTGGACTGGAACGAGTCTGCTATAAAATTCTACGAGCGGTATAAAGCTGATTTTGATTCGGAGTGGATTAATGTATCAATCACATATTAA
- a CDS encoding YggS family pyridoxal phosphate-dependent enzyme: MSIASNLEALRLETEVKGVQLVAVSKTKSNSEIMEAYEAGQRIFGENHVQELIEKAELLPKDIQWHMIGHLQTNKVKYIAPFVSLIASVDSLKLLKEINKHALKANRTIDCLLQVYIADEDTKFGLDHAELIELLRDEEFLELKNIRICGLMGIASNTDNEKVIKAEFYELKMLFDGVKASFYRKDDYFKILSMGMSSDYKLAIEEGSTMVRIGSTIFGKRVIKHYKNND, encoded by the coding sequence ATGAGTATTGCGAGTAATTTAGAAGCTTTAAGATTGGAAACTGAAGTAAAGGGCGTTCAGCTTGTAGCAGTTTCAAAGACAAAGTCCAATTCAGAAATCATGGAAGCCTATGAGGCTGGACAACGTATTTTTGGCGAAAATCATGTTCAAGAATTAATTGAGAAAGCAGAACTCTTACCCAAAGATATTCAATGGCATATGATTGGACATCTACAGACAAATAAGGTGAAATATATTGCTCCATTTGTTAGCCTAATTGCTTCTGTTGATTCCTTAAAACTACTAAAGGAAATTAATAAACATGCGTTAAAAGCGAATCGTACCATCGATTGTTTATTGCAAGTATATATTGCTGACGAGGATACCAAGTTCGGTTTGGATCATGCCGAATTGATCGAGCTGCTTCGTGATGAAGAATTCCTGGAACTAAAAAATATCCGAATTTGTGGCCTGATGGGAATTGCATCCAATACAGACAATGAAAAAGTGATCAAAGCAGAGTTCTACGAATTAAAAATGTTATTTGATGGAGTTAAAGCCAGCTTCTACCGTAAAGACGACTATTTTAAGATCCTTTCTATGGGGATGTCTTCGGACTATAAATTAGCAATTGAAGAGGGATCTACCATGGTCCGTATTGGAAGTACAATCTTTGGTAAAAGAGTAATTAAACATTATAAAAACAATGACTAA
- a CDS encoding DUF4296 domain-containing protein yields the protein MLRLILNLLAVIFLFGSCVKPEEKDIISQSKFVNALTEIQLTDSYLNILPIDSARKVMVPLYQVTFDKYGLDSVSFKKNLDYYGKDAEVMSAIYKKVEDNLTKENKFYTDIERKKQDSIRTRDSIVNARIQDSTSRVMRQQQQYQERIAALIHYKPNKEKFSFKEASSLFNKNFQQKTGVSLDSYLMNQLSIGSSITPAGSPPPTSSGNPVSPATTPGVSAKDTTLPKHMEQRLEKPILTPPQALKPVSKL from the coding sequence ATGCTACGATTAATACTGAATCTACTTGCGGTGATTTTTTTATTTGGTTCCTGTGTTAAACCAGAGGAGAAGGATATTATTTCACAAAGCAAATTTGTAAATGCTTTGACAGAAATCCAATTGACAGATTCATATCTCAATATTTTGCCCATTGATAGTGCACGCAAAGTGATGGTGCCTTTGTATCAGGTGACGTTTGATAAATACGGACTGGATTCCGTTTCCTTTAAAAAGAATCTGGACTATTACGGCAAAGATGCTGAGGTTATGTCAGCCATTTACAAGAAAGTGGAAGATAACTTGACGAAGGAGAATAAGTTTTATACGGATATCGAACGTAAAAAGCAAGATTCTATCCGAACGAGGGATTCGATTGTCAATGCAAGGATTCAGGATAGTACGAGTCGTGTGATGCGACAACAGCAACAGTATCAAGAACGTATTGCTGCACTTATCCACTACAAACCAAATAAGGAGAAATTCAGTTTTAAAGAAGCTTCTTCGTTGTTTAACAAAAATTTCCAACAGAAAACAGGTGTTAGTTTGGACAGCTATTTAATGAACCAGCTATCTATAGGTAGTTCAATAACCCCAGCTGGATCACCGCCGCCTACTTCCTCTGGAAATCCTGTGTCCCCAGCGACAACACCTGGCGTTTCGGCAAAGGACACAACGTTACCAAAACACATGGAGCAAAGGCTTGAAAAACCTATTCTTACTCCACCACAGGCATTAAAGCCTGTATCAAAACTTTAA